In Morococcus cerebrosus, a single genomic region encodes these proteins:
- a CDS encoding FAD-binding domain-containing protein: MQAHTLVWFRRNLRIRDNAALSAAVKRGLPVAGVWVAQGSSEIPNPRQDWFHYQAAAALHRSLAARGVALYVVNRVEELPALATRLNVQTVIADEAYTSPEIGQDNRIWRILDEQGVAFERVNDRAIFAKAEIMGSHGAPYTDFPHYKEAWLALFRQRFGGQDAGGGCVEIFQTASVEMPSFPAWNGQQDMVSAQRGGEDEADKQWRQFEENIGFYPIMKDFPARKGTSRLSAYLSAGCISPRVLATEAAGQGADAWLDNLIRRDFYQQLAYHRARIEPESAAVSATFSDDLTECWRQGKTGFPLIDAAMRSLKSSGWLHPALRSLTAEFLCGILHQPSEHGIVWFAEQQTDFDPALNVGNWQTAARNACRHSIDIIQTARRLDPDGTFVRRHIPELAHLPVNLVHTPWLASSEIDAHGYPLPVVAP, translated from the coding sequence ATGCAAGCACATACATTGGTCTGGTTCCGCCGCAACCTGCGCATACGCGACAACGCCGCGTTGTCCGCCGCCGTGAAGCGGGGATTGCCTGTGGCAGGCGTGTGGGTGGCTCAGGGGTCGTCTGAAATCCCCAATCCGCGTCAGGATTGGTTTCATTATCAGGCGGCAGCGGCTTTGCATAGATCGCTGGCGGCGCGCGGCGTGGCTTTGTATGTGGTGAACCGTGTGGAAGAATTGCCTGCTTTGGCGACGCGGTTGAATGTTCAGACCGTAATTGCAGACGAAGCCTATACGTCGCCTGAAATCGGGCAAGATAACCGCATTTGGCGGATTTTGGATGAACAAGGCGTTGCGTTCGAGCGTGTTAACGACCGTGCCATATTCGCCAAGGCAGAAATCATGGGCAGTCACGGCGCGCCTTACACCGACTTCCCGCATTATAAAGAAGCGTGGCTGGCTTTGTTTCGGCAGCGGTTCGGCGGGCAGGATGCGGGAGGCGGATGCGTTGAAATTTTTCAGACGGCCTCTGTTGAAATGCCGTCATTTCCTGCGTGGAACGGGCAGCAGGATATGGTTTCTGCGCAGCGCGGCGGAGAAGATGAAGCGGACAAACAATGGCGGCAGTTTGAAGAAAATATCGGGTTTTATCCGATTATGAAGGATTTCCCTGCCAGAAAAGGCACCAGCCGCTTGAGCGCGTATTTGAGCGCAGGTTGCATTTCGCCGCGCGTGTTGGCGACTGAAGCCGCAGGGCAGGGCGCAGATGCTTGGTTGGACAATTTGATACGGCGCGATTTCTATCAGCAGCTTGCTTACCACCGCGCCCGCATCGAGCCTGAATCTGCTGCCGTGTCTGCAACGTTTTCAGACGACCTGACGGAATGCTGGAGGCAAGGGAAAACAGGTTTCCCGCTCATCGATGCCGCCATGCGCAGCCTGAAATCGAGCGGCTGGCTGCATCCCGCCCTGCGCTCCCTGACGGCAGAATTTTTGTGCGGCATCCTGCATCAACCATCTGAACACGGCATTGTTTGGTTTGCCGAGCAACAAACCGATTTCGACCCCGCGCTGAACGTGGGCAACTGGCAAACCGCTGCCCGCAACGCCTGCCGGCATTCTATCGACATTATCCAAACCGCCCGCCGGCTTGATCCGGACGGCACATTCGTCCGCCGCCACATCCCCGAATTGGCGCACCTGCCTGTCAACCTCGTCCATACCCCGTGGCTCGCCTCGTCTGAAATTGACGCACACGGCTATCCGCTGCCCGTCGTCGCGCCTTAA